The genomic DNA GAAATGATTCATCCAGAGTAGAAATCAGTGTTGCTGCCAGAAATGTATAAAGGATGATCCTGACAGGAGAGTTCTTCCGATAACTTAAATAACGGAACATCAGATAGGAGAAGATCGTATAAGCGATATAATGCCAGTTGCTCTGGATATCAAATAATGAATTTCCCATATAAAAGTCTGAAATCTGCTGTCCGATAAATATTATAAAAAAAATAAACAGCAATGCTGAAATTCGTAATCGATTGAGTTTTTTTATGGTCAGGGAAATGATCAGGATTACAAAAGTAATTACAGCAACCGGTACAATTTGAATTTCAAATCCGGCTAAATTATATGAAAATTGAGAGATTTTTCTGATCAAAGGCTGCAGATAATATTGGCACATAATAAAAGGACCATTGAAGATGATCAGGATGTAAACGATCAACTGGTTTCTTGGTGAGAATAAAAATCCCTTCAAAAATGCTCCTTTATTTTCTCTTAAATGAATCCTGCAAAATAGAATTGGAAACCGCTAAAGCGATTAAGTTTTTGTTTTGGTCACACTTTTCCCCGCAGTTAAAACTGTGGGCTAATGATGCATCAGGCAAACAATTAGCCCACGATTCTGTTGTGGGAAATAAGTTTAGTTAATCTTTTAATATTGGGAAATCAGCTTTTTTCCATCCTTCAAAACCATTCTTCATAATATAGATGTTCTCAAAATCCAGTTCTCTCATCAATTTCAGAGTATCCATACTGCGTGTATCTGTTTTGCAGTAAACAAGGTAAATATTTTTTTTATCCAGCATCTGCATAAATTGATAAAAAGAAGAGGAATAATAATCAATATTTACTGCATTTTCAAGATGACCCTCAGCATATTCTTTTGGAGTGCGAACATCGAGGATCATGAAATTTTCAATGCTTGCATTTTTCTTTATTAATTTGTAAGCATCTGTGGGATAAATGATTCGGGAGAATTTTCCATCCTTTATTTCCGGTTTATCTTTGATCATATTTGCTAATATCTTCAGTTTGGAGATGTTGTTTTTGGGATCATTTGCAATAACTGTGATGTCGATATTAATACTCACTGCAAAATAATGAGGATTTAGTGTTAATTCAATTTTCCCTGATCTGCCCGGTTTTACGATTTCATCATAATTCGCTACTGTCAAACCTCTTCTTCTGATTTTTATGCTTCTTATGATCAAATCTCTTTTTCCCTTATTTTCAAATTCAAAATTGACATTTATGGTATCATTCATATTGATCGTGCCGATATTTTTTTTGGTTTCGAAAAAATGGATTTGCGGAGCATTTTCCAATTCCATCGGTGTTAATAAAGAAAAATCTTCTACCACATCAGCATTAAGGGTGATACTACCTCTTTTTTCATTTGATGATCTCTTTGTTTTCAGTTTTAGCGTTTCTCCCAATAATCCATACTCATTCTTTTTGGAAATGTCAAAAGTAATGATCATGTTTTCTTTCTGTCTGGGTTGAATGATCATGGAATTAAGGTCTATCTGGATATAAGGAGGTATATCTTCAAACAAAATTTCAACTGGTTCCGGATTTGAATTCTGGATTTTTAAAGTATCGATCAGAATATCAGTATCTTTAACTTTCCCAAAATCAATTCTATTTTTTTCTATCTTTAAATCTCCAATTTTCCTTCTCAATTTACCGGGAGTCGGGATCACATTTCCTTTAATTCTTATTTGATATTTTTTATCATTTTCTTTTGTCTCATTAGTCGTAACAGTAATTGCCTTATTAAACTTTCCCGGACGATTATCTGATTTATAACTAACTTTGATAAAACCGGTACCACCCGGTGCGATTTCTTCAGTTGACCAACTGGGAGTTGTGCAACCTCAACCGGCTTTGACTTTTATAAGTTTTAAAGGTTCGTCCCCGGTGTTAGTAAAATTAAAATCAATTTCATAGGGACCTTCATCCTCTTTAATATCACCAAATTCATGCGTCATGGTATCAAATTCGATTTTTGGTTGAGCAAAAAGAGAATAAATAACGAACAGCATTAATACAACTAATCCAATTTTTTTCATAATTCCACCTTTTTTTACCGCAGATTTTCGCGGATAAATACTGATAAAAAAATCAGTTAAATCCGTAAAATCAGCGACATATTTTTTTATTTTAATCCGATATATCAAGATAATTTAAAAAATGTTCATAACAAACATAATCATAATGCAGCCTGTGTCTGGGATCAAAAGATCTATTTTTGGAATCTCTTAATTCCAGGTGAAGATGTGAAGGTTTCCCGCTGTTCCTGATATTTCCGGTTAGACCTGTTAAACCAACTTTGGTGTTACCATTTACGACCTGTCCCAAACTTACATTAACTTCGTTTAAATGGGCATAAACACTTTCAATACCTTCCGGATATAAGATCCTGACAACTTTTCCATATTCAACCTTCACAGAATCGATTTCACCATTTTGTTTTTTACATTCAACCTGAACCATATAATGAGGATTATCACTCACTTCCGTTACAATTCCATATTTCGCGAGAGGAAAAACCGGTGTATTTTCCGGAACATAAAGATCTATTCCTTCATGAATTCTACGGCGCTTTTTTGTGCCCCGAAGAGTTCCGTAATGATCTGCCCAGCTATTTCTGATGTATTTCTTAATTAATTCCTTTAATGATAAACCGTCGTTAAAGGGAGATTTCAGATTTGCGGAATCATCCACAAATTGAGGAGTAAAGACAATTAAATTTTCTTTAATAGATTTGGGAGATAAAGCGATCAAAGTATCGGACTCAAAGGTAACGATCGTAATATTATCGATCTTTTTCCGTAAATACTTAATGATAAATGAATCGATAACAACAATTACTACTAATAAAGTAATGACCAAAACCTTGATCAAAACCGCAACTTTCAACCTCATTCCATATCTCCCGTGCAAAATTTTTAAGGGTTGGAAAAATTGGCAATGAATTTGTGTTGAAATTTAAACTCTTTTTTTTATGGACAAAAAAACAAAATTAAAAAAATTTCTCCAAAATTGAAAAAGTGAGAATGATGGGAAGAAAAAAAAACATAAAACAGTATTCACCTTTAACAAATCTGATTTTATACGGTTTATTGCTGATAGTTACACCTTTTTTATTACTTCAGAACTATTTACAATCAGCTATTGGTATGCTTTCAGAGTTTTCCCTTGAAATATCAGGATTTGCAATACCATATATTGTTCTTATGG from Candidatus Cloacimonadota bacterium includes the following:
- a CDS encoding DUF1573 domain-containing protein, whose amino-acid sequence is MIPTPGKLRRKIGDLKIEKNRIDFGKVKDTDILIDTLKIQNSNPEPVEILFEDIPPYIQIDLNSMIIQPRQKENMIITFDISKKNEYGLLGETLKLKTKRSSNEKRGSITLNADVVEDFSLLTPMELENAPQIHFFETKKNIGTINMNDTINVNFEFENKGKRDLIIRSIKIRRRGLTVANYDEIVKPGRSGKIELTLNPHYFAVSINIDITVIANDPKNNISKLKILANMIKDKPEIKDGKFSRIIYPTDAYKLIKKNASIENFMILDVRTPKEYAEGHLENAVNIDYYSSSFYQFMQMLDKKNIYLVYCKTDTRSMDTLKLMRELDFENIYIMKNGFEGWKKADFPILKD
- a CDS encoding DUF1573 domain-containing protein, which codes for MKKIGLVVLMLFVIYSLFAQPKIEFDTMTHEFGDIKEDEGPYEIDFNFTNTGDEPLKLIKVKAG
- a CDS encoding M23 family metallopeptidase; protein product: MRLKVAVLIKVLVITLLVVIVVIDSFIIKYLRKKIDNITIVTFESDTLIALSPKSIKENLIVFTPQFVDDSANLKSPFNDGLSLKELIKKYIRNSWADHYGTLRGTKKRRRIHEGIDLYVPENTPVFPLAKYGIVTEVSDNPHYMVQVECKKQNGEIDSVKVEYGKVVRILYPEGIESVYAHLNEVNVSLGQVVNGNTKVGLTGLTGNIRNSGKPSHLHLELRDSKNRSFDPRHRLHYDYVCYEHFLNYLDISD